The window tgtctccgggaTAGACCAACTCGACAAGCTTCCGATAGAGCACAGACGAGGCCTgtcgctcgcgcgcctccaTCTCAGAGTAAACGACTCCTGACGCGAAGGAGCGGGAGGCAAGGCAAAACACGCGTACCACCTGCGTTGCATTCCAGTTCGAGAGTCTCAACCGATCTGTCGCTGTGACGAAGACGGATGtccacgagaaacagagagagacgcctcggagAGCCCATACACAAAAACCCAGTCTCGGAGAAGACCGTTAGAGGATGCGCAGCCTGGCCAAACGTGGCAGACACGTCAAACAGATCAGCCTAGACAATTCTTTACAGAAACCTTTACGAAACCACATaagcatatgcatatatagatgAGTGTGAGTATATATGCAACTGCTCACGAGACGATGTAGAGAGATagacacagatatatatatatatatatatatatgtatgtataaataGCTAGGCATCTATGcggttttctgtttctccatCTGCATCGCGTGGAGAACGGTCAAACTCCCGTTTCTCACAAAGTCCTCAGGGCAGAGActtccccctcccccccctgTGCCATGAGTGTTTGAAGGAAAAGCGATCAAAGCGAAACGTGCCGAGAAAACATCCAGAAAGACAGCGAGCCTCCACGCTCACCTGCACTGCCAGCACTGCGCGTCAAATGGTGGACCTCGGTCTTGAACGCATTATCTTGAAGCGTCGGAAGCATCAAATGGTCCAGATACACTGAAAAACCCACAAAAAGGAAAGCAAGCTACACATGCACagcatagatagatacatagatcgatagatagataggcGAACGCACACGATTGCACAGATACGTCTAAAAATATATACAGGTGTGTACATGTTTGTGTACGGATGTAAGTGTGCATGGCTCGACGTGCGTGTATGGATACCTATGAAAAAAATGTCTGAAACTGTGACAATGCACAGATGTCTTGCATCTGTCGGGAGCATGGCACCAAAGATGCCAAACTACTTGTACGTTCGCGGCACGACCCGGCCGGTTCTTCGTgagccttttctgtctcggaTGCCTGCGAAACGCTGGAAGCTCTGTTTTTTATGGACGGGCACCGCGTTTTCCTTGTTTTTGCTCTCGTGTTTTACCGGGCAAGAGATTCAGAAGGCCTTCGCTGCCTGCAGTGGTGAGGGTGTAGGTCGTGTGGTCCGTTGCCGTCCACGCGTTCGTGCCttgggagagacagcgattTGCGAGGAAATCCAACACTCcctgagaaggaaaacgaaaaggaaacagacatGGCGgcaacaaagagaagagagaacgagagaaacggccgGAGCAGGTGGAGGGCGCATGGAGGGACGGCGTAGAGGCGaccgagagacgccagggggaaagggaggaaagcgccacccaggcgacagcgcagaaacagaattacagaaaaggaagaaagagagaagaggagagaagagaaaagaaaagagaaggagagggtagaagagagacggtgaGGTCAGAGAGATTGGCGCTTACCTTGTAGGGGAAACGTCGACTtccgaggaagacaagaTGTTCGAGGGTGTGAGGGAGACCCTCGTCTGTGTGAGCCTCGGTGGGGAATGTCGCGTAGAGATTGCACAGGGGAGAAGCGATGCGGCAGAGAATCACACGGACGCCCGTTTGCTTGCATTTCCACTCGCGGACGCAAATGGTTTTCAGGGAAAAGTGCTGAACGATCTCAAAGCcgagcgtctccgcgtcccggtccccttcttctccctcgccctttGAAGCGGAGCGGCACACGGAGcacggtgtacatacactcggAGTCGCGGGACGCAGAGAcgtttcgcgtgtctccgagccaggcgagacagcagcgaggTCGACGACCGCCGAGGAGCTCGGCGAGTCTTGCGGCGGCGGTGCCATCATCAACACACCGACCAAAgaagcagggagaagaagaaagaaaagatgtggacaaagagaagaagagatcgGAAAACCgccgagacggaagagaaagcccgAAAGTGGGCTGGTCTGTTTGGGTAGAAAACGGAGGTTCAAAtgggagcggcgagagacaccgcatTCGGTGGAGAGTCCCAAATGTCGATCGGGCTGTCAGAGCAGAGCGTGCACGGAGCGCTTcgcaaaaaaggcaaaatCGGAGAACCAGGAAGCCGGTACAGATGAACATGGGGGAGGAGAACGGGAGGACACCTCTTCATCTGCGAGAGAGATCCCTTTgggccgtgcatgcgcagaaaTCTCGGACACAGtgcgtgcgcatgcaagaaGAAACCtaaagaagaaggcgaatcaggagacagaagaatgAAAACAAGGAACGAATTTCcagtttttccttcttccgcagtgggtctttctttcgtctcgtctcttttgtCGAAGGGCTCCGAACACCAGAGTCGCGAGGAAGGCTGTCGAATCACGGCGGtcggcttcttttctctttctcccgtgtAGAGATTTCCTTTCCTCTAACAACAAACGGGAAACAGCCTTTCTTCAAGCTCGGGCAGGAAGCTtgcctctcttgtctctcgaaAAGGCCGTGTCTTTCTGCGGTAGGCGGCACGTCCcagcgccggcgtcgcctcctctctgtcgtctgaCTTGTTCTGCGACACTTTCAGCTGTGTCACCTTTCGTGTTCCTTCTCGGTCGCcggtctttcctcttctttctctgtctgcgtcttttctcccaaAATGGCATCGGATCCACCCTCAAACGCCTTCATCTCTACCAGCGCAATgccctccccttcttcctcttcatcctcctcttcctcttcgccctcctcttcctcttcgccctcctcttcctcttcaccctcctcttcctctgcttcctctgcttcctccgcttcctcttcatctacCACCGCGTGCCACATGTCCGCGCGTAGCCCACACAACTCGCCGCCCGTTTTTCCGCCTGTGTCCatacagacagagagggagggactCGGGGAAAGCCGCGCTGTTCATGCAGCTGGAGACtctggcgaggaagacctCGGCGCGAGTTGGCTTGGATCCCACGCTGGGGGCCGTTCTGGAGCCGTCGAGgcaagagggaggaagaagaagagcgagtcGGATCTGCGCCGAGCTGCGCGCCGTGCTGAGCAGAGAGCCAAgcaagaagagcgcgacagTAAAGaggatgcatgcaccgccacagaaaaagacgggaaaggagaggcggaggatAGACGTggcagagggaaaagagataAAACGGATCAAGTtgacagagaggagcgggaCATGCTCCGTCTGAGTCGCGCGGGAGACCTCGAGGGAGTGAAAAACCTGCTCGGAGTGACGATATCGCCTCAAGGGTACAAATGCATGCCAGACAAAACGTTTCTCCTCAACTGCAAAGACACTCTGCAACGGTATGAAGGCATTGCCTTTTGTCTCTACAAATCCACAAAAATcaatatatatgtgtagtGACTAAATGGcattttatatatatatatatatatatatttatatttatatatatatatatatatatgtagtggTACCCGATCTGCGTGGCCGGCTGACCTGTTTTTCCTGTGCCCATGTTTCTATATAGacgtgcatatgcatatttgTTCTCGTCTGTACGTACTGCCAAACAACAGTCAGACCGGCGCACATACATAGAACACCAAGCTGTATCGTCATATGTGAATGGACATAACTATACATAGGGAGAACAGAACTGGAACGTGATCcatcctttttcctttctttgcctTTTGCTTGTGGGGTGCGTCTTCAGCACGGCTCTTCACCTCGCTGCTTTTGAGGGTATGGAAAAGAACGCAACTGGATtgccttgtcttttttcccccCCTGTGTGCCGTCCCCGAGACGAAAAATCCGGGAAAAGAGTAGAAAAGATTACGAGAAGGCTGACAGAAAACCTGGAAGGAGGCTGCGGGGTTTGGGGAGCGTGAGGTTGCTGTCGGCAAATGCCAGTCGGAGAAGTCATGTGTCTGTACAagtcgcctcttcccccgAGGTCACTTGTACAGGCACCTGACttcctttgcatgcgttctcttccccgtgTATTGTAAAACCTGCCGAgatgtgtctcctctccggtACGTTGCTGCTAGGGCACAAAGACCTTGTCAGGCTCCTCCTGCGATGTGGGGCGAGCCCAAAGGCGTGTGCCCAAGACGGCCTAACGCCGCTTCACTTCGCGGCTCAGAAaggacacacagagacactggAAATGGTAGGCGTCTTCATTCTTTTAATGGCGTTTTGTCTTAGCAGATCTGAAACACACGCCTTTTCCACGTGCACATGTGTCTTTGCTCCGTCGCCCAAGATAttcttatatatatatacatagagagagagaggcaaattTTTACATGTGTGCAACGTGTGCATCTGTGCATGTGGAACTACGCAAGCGGGTAGACTTAACTGTATACCAGCGCGTACCAGCATCTTTATATATACCcacggatatatatatatatatttatatatacgtCAATTCAAAGAGAGGACGTAAACAGGGACGGGGACTTCGTCTCTCACAGTAGCAGGGATCTCGCCGTGTTGGGAACtgccgagaaaaacaaaTTCAATTTCCTTAAGGGGGTGGGGGGTCTATCGGGCTCTAACGGTTGCGGCATCTGCTTCTCGACACCCTTGGAGCCGTCGGAGATTTGGATTGCTTTCGACAGTCTACAAACTGTTTCCGCATCTCGCGTGTACACAGCTGAGCcagtttcttctgttcctctggGTTGATTTTGCAGCTTCTGCGGGGCGGTGCCAATGTACATGCTCTTGTTCATCGAGGCCGGCGATCGGCTCTTCACTTCGCCTGCAAGAACGCGCATCTGAACGCGGcccttctcctcgtccaATACGGTAAGGCGAATCCGCAGCGGCATTCCAAGACACAACCACCCAAGCCTCCCTAAACTCGCAAAAATATGTGTATCTATTCACGTATATTTCTTGATGCATGTTTTGTACGCTTTGTACGACAGTCCCCGTATCGGAAGAGAGCTGTGTGCACGCTGACATGTTAACGGTGTGctacaatatatatatatat is drawn from Neospora caninum Liverpool complete genome, chromosome X and contains these coding sequences:
- a CDS encoding putative protamine P1; this encodes MSARSPHNSPPVFPPVSIQTEREGLGESRAVHAAGDSGEEDLGASWLGSHAGGRSGAVEARGRKKKSESDLRRAARRAEQRAKQEERDSKEDACTATEKDGKGEAEDRRGRGKRDKTDQVDREERDMLRLSRAGDLEGVKNLLGVTISPQGYKCMPDKTFLLNCKDTLQRPCQAPPAMWGEPKGVCPRRPNAASLRGSERTHRDTGNVRGGANVHALVHRGRRSALHFACKNAHLNAALLLVQYGGDLDLENAQGETPLNGLSEEIQGLLRQAATVAVKRGAGSSKSRSKLADGKAARAEEDSRQDEDGKLGEGQEEGAEPAPDSAARMIGPLLSEEAAARISVEGSLAEDGDIRRKREREEDDDEHESKKERRIGTHEERKRPAAPTNRARLPVICAAQDDED